One Dioscorea cayenensis subsp. rotundata cultivar TDr96_F1 chromosome 15, TDr96_F1_v2_PseudoChromosome.rev07_lg8_w22 25.fasta, whole genome shotgun sequence genomic region harbors:
- the LOC120278073 gene encoding 2-succinylbenzoate--CoA ligase, chloroplastic/peroxisomal-like isoform X4, whose product MLVVDESCSSWALELQESCDMPSIRMHVLIGDATPKFRNNQSVLRMDYIRRSWQGPPTADPLLAPKGIAIICFTSGTTGKPKGVAISHTALIVQSLAKLAIVGYTEEDVYLHTAPLCHIGGISSCMAMLMAGGCHVVLPKFCPKSSIQAIEQHNVTSLITVPTMIADLISYISSRSSSWEGGTRVSKILNGGGSLSVELLSNAIHVFPHAKIVSAYGMTECCSSLTFITLPNPNCEKSRILTSDNHNLKSDHIYQQPGGVCVGKAAPHVEIRISTNDQASSFSPSIGKILTRGLHVMIGYWKDTSGNLLHSNENGWLDTGDIGWLDENGNLWLIGREKGLIKSGGENVYPEEVEAILAQHPGISNVAVVGIPDIRLSEKVVACISMRESWHWLDEISGHSPGQNELSSKLLQKFCRQMNLTGFKIPKKFFWWKKSFPLTTTGKLKRDDVRQEVISNMQIALSKL is encoded by the exons ATGTTGGTTGTGGATGAGAGCTGCAGCTCATGGGCTCTTGAACTGCAAGAATCCTGTGACATGCCGTCTATTAGGATGCATGTTCTCATTGGGGATGCTACTCCAAAATTCAGAAACAATCAAAGTG TTTTAAGAATGGATTACATTAGAAGATCTTGGCAAGGTCCTCCAACAGCAGATCCACTTTTGGCACCGAAAGGAATTGCTATTATATGCTTTACATCAG GAACCACTGGAAAACCAAAGGGAGTTGCCATAAGCCATACAGCTTTGATTGTTCAATCCCTTGCAAAACTTGCAATTGTTGGTTACACTGAAGAAGAT GTTTATCTCCACACAGCTCCCTTGTGCCACATTGGTGGCATATCTTCATGTATGGCCATGCTAATGGCAGGTGGTTGCCATGTGGTACTACCTAAGTTTTGTCCAAAGTCATCTATCCAAGCTATTGAGCAGCACAATGTGACATCTCTAATTACTGTGCCCACAATGATTGCTGACCTTATTTCATATATCAG TAGCAGGTCAAGTAGTTGGGAAGGTGGAACAAGGGTGAGCAAGATCTTGAATGGTGGTGGAAGCCTCTCAGTTGAGCTGTTGAGCAATGCCATCCATGTATTTCCTCATGCGAAAATTGTTTCGGCTTATG GAATGACAGAGTGCTGCTCTTCGCTGACTTTCATTACACTTCCCAATCCAAATTGTGAAAAATCTAGAATTCTCACTTCCGATAATCATAATCTCAAGTCTGACCATATTTACCAACAACCTGGAGGTGTATGTGTGGGAAAAGCAGCTCCCCATGTTGAAATACGGATATCTACAAATGATCAAGCTAGCAGCTTCTCTCCTTCCATCGGAAAGATACTTACTAGAGGCCTGCATGTAATGATTGGTTACTGGAAGGACACTTCTGGAAACCTACTGCATTCCAATGAAAATGGTTGGCTTGACACAGGTGATATAGGCTGGCTAGATGAGAATGGCAACCTGTGGCTTATCGGACGTGAGAAAGGGCTAATTAAAAGTGGAGGAGAAAATGTTTATCCTGAAGAG GTTGAGGCTATTCTTGCACAACACCCAGGAATATCCAATGTTGCTGTGGTCGGGATCCCTGATATCCGCTTATCGGAGAAAGTGGTTGCTTGTATTAGCATGAGGGAGAGCTGGCACTGGCTTGATGAAATATCCGGACATTCACCAGGTCAAAATGAACTGTCAAGCAAGCTCCTCCAGAAATTTTGCAGACAGATGAATTTAACAGG ATTCAAAATACCAAAGAAGTTTTTTTGGTGGAAGAAATCTTTCCCTCTAACCACCACGGGGAAATTGAAAAGGGATGATGTTAGACAAGAAGTTATCTCCAACATGCAAATTGCATTGTCGAAATTGTGA
- the LOC120278073 gene encoding 2-succinylbenzoate--CoA ligase, chloroplastic/peroxisomal-like isoform X3 yields MAHYQGHICQCLPRLLTLKRDSPLTIAGDRRKTGRQFVEDVLAFSTGLSEFGVRPGDVIAIAALNSDWYIEWLLAITFVGGIAAPLNYRWSLEEARLAIELVSPVMLVVDESCSSWALELQESCDMPSIRMHVLIGDATPKFRNNQSVLRMDYIRRSWQGPPTADPLLAPKGIAIICFTSGTTGKPKGVAISHTALIVQSLAKLAIVGYTEEDVYLHTAPLCHIGGISSCMAMLMAGGCHVVLPKFCPKSSIQAIEQHNVTSLITVPTMIADLISYISSRSSSWEGGTRVSKILNGGGSLSVELLSNAIHVFPHAKIVSAYGMTECCSSLTFITLPNPNCEKSRILTSDNHNLKSDHIYQQPGGVCVGKAAPHVEIRISTNDQASSFSPSIGKILTRGLHVMIGYWKDTSGNLLHSNENGWLDTGDIGWLDENGNLWLIGREKGLIKSGGENVYPEEIQNTKEVFLVEEIFPSNHHGEIEKG; encoded by the exons ATGGCGCACTATCAGGGCCACATTTGCCAATGTCTCCCTCGTCTTCTCACCCTCAAACGCGATTCCCCGCTGACCATCGCCGGCGACCGCCGGAAGACCGGCCGCCAGTTCGTCGAGGATGTCCTTGCTTTCTCTACTGGCCTCTCCGAATTTGGTGTCCGCCCTGGAGATGTCATCGCCATTGCTGCTTTGAATAG TGATTGGTACATTGAATGGCTCCTGGCAATCACATTTGTTGGAGGGATTGCAGCTCCGCTCAATTATAGATGg AGTCTTGAAGAAGCAAGATTGGCCATTGAGCTTGTTAGTCCTGTGATGTTGGTTGTGGATGAGAGCTGCAGCTCATGGGCTCTTGAACTGCAAGAATCCTGTGACATGCCGTCTATTAGGATGCATGTTCTCATTGGGGATGCTACTCCAAAATTCAGAAACAATCAAAGTG TTTTAAGAATGGATTACATTAGAAGATCTTGGCAAGGTCCTCCAACAGCAGATCCACTTTTGGCACCGAAAGGAATTGCTATTATATGCTTTACATCAG GAACCACTGGAAAACCAAAGGGAGTTGCCATAAGCCATACAGCTTTGATTGTTCAATCCCTTGCAAAACTTGCAATTGTTGGTTACACTGAAGAAGAT GTTTATCTCCACACAGCTCCCTTGTGCCACATTGGTGGCATATCTTCATGTATGGCCATGCTAATGGCAGGTGGTTGCCATGTGGTACTACCTAAGTTTTGTCCAAAGTCATCTATCCAAGCTATTGAGCAGCACAATGTGACATCTCTAATTACTGTGCCCACAATGATTGCTGACCTTATTTCATATATCAG TAGCAGGTCAAGTAGTTGGGAAGGTGGAACAAGGGTGAGCAAGATCTTGAATGGTGGTGGAAGCCTCTCAGTTGAGCTGTTGAGCAATGCCATCCATGTATTTCCTCATGCGAAAATTGTTTCGGCTTATG GAATGACAGAGTGCTGCTCTTCGCTGACTTTCATTACACTTCCCAATCCAAATTGTGAAAAATCTAGAATTCTCACTTCCGATAATCATAATCTCAAGTCTGACCATATTTACCAACAACCTGGAGGTGTATGTGTGGGAAAAGCAGCTCCCCATGTTGAAATACGGATATCTACAAATGATCAAGCTAGCAGCTTCTCTCCTTCCATCGGAAAGATACTTACTAGAGGCCTGCATGTAATGATTGGTTACTGGAAGGACACTTCTGGAAACCTACTGCATTCCAATGAAAATGGTTGGCTTGACACAGGTGATATAGGCTGGCTAGATGAGAATGGCAACCTGTGGCTTATCGGACGTGAGAAAGGGCTAATTAAAAGTGGAGGAGAAAATGTTTATCCTGAAGAG ATTCAAAATACCAAAGAAGTTTTTTTGGTGGAAGAAATCTTTCCCTCTAACCACCACGGGGAAATTGAAAAGGGATGA
- the LOC120278073 gene encoding 2-succinylbenzoate--CoA ligase, chloroplastic/peroxisomal-like isoform X1 gives MAHYQGHICQCLPRLLTLKRDSPLTIAGDRRKTGRQFVEDVLAFSTGLSEFGVRPGDVIAIAALNSDWYIEWLLAITFVGGIAAPLNYRWSLEEARLAIELVSPVMLVVDESCSSWALELQESCDMPSIRMHVLIGDATPKFRNNQSVLRMDYIRRSWQGPPTADPLLAPKGIAIICFTSGTTGKPKGVAISHTALIVQSLAKLAIVGYTEEDVYLHTAPLCHIGGISSCMAMLMAGGCHVVLPKFCPKSSIQAIEQHNVTSLITVPTMIADLISYISSRSSSWEGGTRVSKILNGGGSLSVELLSNAIHVFPHAKIVSAYGMTECCSSLTFITLPNPNCEKSRILTSDNHNLKSDHIYQQPGGVCVGKAAPHVEIRISTNDQASSFSPSIGKILTRGLHVMIGYWKDTSGNLLHSNENGWLDTGDIGWLDENGNLWLIGREKGLIKSGGENVYPEEVEAILAQHPGISNVAVVGIPDIRLSEKVVACISMRESWHWLDEISGHSPGQNELSSKLLQKFCRQMNLTGFKIPKKFFWWKKSFPLTTTGKLKRDDVRQEVISNMQIALSKL, from the exons ATGGCGCACTATCAGGGCCACATTTGCCAATGTCTCCCTCGTCTTCTCACCCTCAAACGCGATTCCCCGCTGACCATCGCCGGCGACCGCCGGAAGACCGGCCGCCAGTTCGTCGAGGATGTCCTTGCTTTCTCTACTGGCCTCTCCGAATTTGGTGTCCGCCCTGGAGATGTCATCGCCATTGCTGCTTTGAATAG TGATTGGTACATTGAATGGCTCCTGGCAATCACATTTGTTGGAGGGATTGCAGCTCCGCTCAATTATAGATGg AGTCTTGAAGAAGCAAGATTGGCCATTGAGCTTGTTAGTCCTGTGATGTTGGTTGTGGATGAGAGCTGCAGCTCATGGGCTCTTGAACTGCAAGAATCCTGTGACATGCCGTCTATTAGGATGCATGTTCTCATTGGGGATGCTACTCCAAAATTCAGAAACAATCAAAGTG TTTTAAGAATGGATTACATTAGAAGATCTTGGCAAGGTCCTCCAACAGCAGATCCACTTTTGGCACCGAAAGGAATTGCTATTATATGCTTTACATCAG GAACCACTGGAAAACCAAAGGGAGTTGCCATAAGCCATACAGCTTTGATTGTTCAATCCCTTGCAAAACTTGCAATTGTTGGTTACACTGAAGAAGAT GTTTATCTCCACACAGCTCCCTTGTGCCACATTGGTGGCATATCTTCATGTATGGCCATGCTAATGGCAGGTGGTTGCCATGTGGTACTACCTAAGTTTTGTCCAAAGTCATCTATCCAAGCTATTGAGCAGCACAATGTGACATCTCTAATTACTGTGCCCACAATGATTGCTGACCTTATTTCATATATCAG TAGCAGGTCAAGTAGTTGGGAAGGTGGAACAAGGGTGAGCAAGATCTTGAATGGTGGTGGAAGCCTCTCAGTTGAGCTGTTGAGCAATGCCATCCATGTATTTCCTCATGCGAAAATTGTTTCGGCTTATG GAATGACAGAGTGCTGCTCTTCGCTGACTTTCATTACACTTCCCAATCCAAATTGTGAAAAATCTAGAATTCTCACTTCCGATAATCATAATCTCAAGTCTGACCATATTTACCAACAACCTGGAGGTGTATGTGTGGGAAAAGCAGCTCCCCATGTTGAAATACGGATATCTACAAATGATCAAGCTAGCAGCTTCTCTCCTTCCATCGGAAAGATACTTACTAGAGGCCTGCATGTAATGATTGGTTACTGGAAGGACACTTCTGGAAACCTACTGCATTCCAATGAAAATGGTTGGCTTGACACAGGTGATATAGGCTGGCTAGATGAGAATGGCAACCTGTGGCTTATCGGACGTGAGAAAGGGCTAATTAAAAGTGGAGGAGAAAATGTTTATCCTGAAGAG GTTGAGGCTATTCTTGCACAACACCCAGGAATATCCAATGTTGCTGTGGTCGGGATCCCTGATATCCGCTTATCGGAGAAAGTGGTTGCTTGTATTAGCATGAGGGAGAGCTGGCACTGGCTTGATGAAATATCCGGACATTCACCAGGTCAAAATGAACTGTCAAGCAAGCTCCTCCAGAAATTTTGCAGACAGATGAATTTAACAGG ATTCAAAATACCAAAGAAGTTTTTTTGGTGGAAGAAATCTTTCCCTCTAACCACCACGGGGAAATTGAAAAGGGATGATGTTAGACAAGAAGTTATCTCCAACATGCAAATTGCATTGTCGAAATTGTGA
- the LOC120278073 gene encoding 2-succinylbenzoate--CoA ligase, chloroplastic/peroxisomal-like isoform X2, with translation MAHYQGHICQCLPRLLTLKRDSPLTIAGDRRKTGRQFVEDVLAFSTGLSEFGVRPGDVIAIAALNSDWYIEWLLAITFVGGIAAPLNYRWSLEEARLAIELVSPVMLVVDESCSSWALELQESCDMPSIRMHVLIGDATPKFRNNQSVLRMDYIRRSWQGPPTADPLLAPKGIAIICFTSGTTGKPKGVAISHTALIVQSLAKLAIVGYTEEDVYLHTAPLCHIGGISSCMAMLMAGGCHVVLPKFCPKSSIQAIEQHNVTSLITVPTMIADLISYIRSSSWEGGTRVSKILNGGGSLSVELLSNAIHVFPHAKIVSAYGMTECCSSLTFITLPNPNCEKSRILTSDNHNLKSDHIYQQPGGVCVGKAAPHVEIRISTNDQASSFSPSIGKILTRGLHVMIGYWKDTSGNLLHSNENGWLDTGDIGWLDENGNLWLIGREKGLIKSGGENVYPEEVEAILAQHPGISNVAVVGIPDIRLSEKVVACISMRESWHWLDEISGHSPGQNELSSKLLQKFCRQMNLTGFKIPKKFFWWKKSFPLTTTGKLKRDDVRQEVISNMQIALSKL, from the exons ATGGCGCACTATCAGGGCCACATTTGCCAATGTCTCCCTCGTCTTCTCACCCTCAAACGCGATTCCCCGCTGACCATCGCCGGCGACCGCCGGAAGACCGGCCGCCAGTTCGTCGAGGATGTCCTTGCTTTCTCTACTGGCCTCTCCGAATTTGGTGTCCGCCCTGGAGATGTCATCGCCATTGCTGCTTTGAATAG TGATTGGTACATTGAATGGCTCCTGGCAATCACATTTGTTGGAGGGATTGCAGCTCCGCTCAATTATAGATGg AGTCTTGAAGAAGCAAGATTGGCCATTGAGCTTGTTAGTCCTGTGATGTTGGTTGTGGATGAGAGCTGCAGCTCATGGGCTCTTGAACTGCAAGAATCCTGTGACATGCCGTCTATTAGGATGCATGTTCTCATTGGGGATGCTACTCCAAAATTCAGAAACAATCAAAGTG TTTTAAGAATGGATTACATTAGAAGATCTTGGCAAGGTCCTCCAACAGCAGATCCACTTTTGGCACCGAAAGGAATTGCTATTATATGCTTTACATCAG GAACCACTGGAAAACCAAAGGGAGTTGCCATAAGCCATACAGCTTTGATTGTTCAATCCCTTGCAAAACTTGCAATTGTTGGTTACACTGAAGAAGAT GTTTATCTCCACACAGCTCCCTTGTGCCACATTGGTGGCATATCTTCATGTATGGCCATGCTAATGGCAGGTGGTTGCCATGTGGTACTACCTAAGTTTTGTCCAAAGTCATCTATCCAAGCTATTGAGCAGCACAATGTGACATCTCTAATTACTGTGCCCACAATGATTGCTGACCTTATTTCATATATCAG GTCAAGTAGTTGGGAAGGTGGAACAAGGGTGAGCAAGATCTTGAATGGTGGTGGAAGCCTCTCAGTTGAGCTGTTGAGCAATGCCATCCATGTATTTCCTCATGCGAAAATTGTTTCGGCTTATG GAATGACAGAGTGCTGCTCTTCGCTGACTTTCATTACACTTCCCAATCCAAATTGTGAAAAATCTAGAATTCTCACTTCCGATAATCATAATCTCAAGTCTGACCATATTTACCAACAACCTGGAGGTGTATGTGTGGGAAAAGCAGCTCCCCATGTTGAAATACGGATATCTACAAATGATCAAGCTAGCAGCTTCTCTCCTTCCATCGGAAAGATACTTACTAGAGGCCTGCATGTAATGATTGGTTACTGGAAGGACACTTCTGGAAACCTACTGCATTCCAATGAAAATGGTTGGCTTGACACAGGTGATATAGGCTGGCTAGATGAGAATGGCAACCTGTGGCTTATCGGACGTGAGAAAGGGCTAATTAAAAGTGGAGGAGAAAATGTTTATCCTGAAGAG GTTGAGGCTATTCTTGCACAACACCCAGGAATATCCAATGTTGCTGTGGTCGGGATCCCTGATATCCGCTTATCGGAGAAAGTGGTTGCTTGTATTAGCATGAGGGAGAGCTGGCACTGGCTTGATGAAATATCCGGACATTCACCAGGTCAAAATGAACTGTCAAGCAAGCTCCTCCAGAAATTTTGCAGACAGATGAATTTAACAGG ATTCAAAATACCAAAGAAGTTTTTTTGGTGGAAGAAATCTTTCCCTCTAACCACCACGGGGAAATTGAAAAGGGATGATGTTAGACAAGAAGTTATCTCCAACATGCAAATTGCATTGTCGAAATTGTGA
- the LOC120278073 gene encoding 2-succinylbenzoate--CoA ligase, chloroplastic/peroxisomal-like isoform X5, producing MAHYQGHICQCLPRLLTLKRDSPLTIAGDRRKTGRQFVEDVLAFSTGLSEFGVRPGDVIAIAALNSDWYIEWLLAITFVGGIAAPLNYRWSLEEARLAIELVSPVMLVVDESCSSWALELQESCDMPSIRMHVLIGDATPKFRNNQSVLRMDYIRRSWQGPPTADPLLAPKGIAIICFTSGTTGKPKGVAISHTALIVQSLAKLAIVGYTEEDVYLHTAPLCHIGGISSCMAMLMAGGCHVVLPKFCPKSSIQAIEQHNVTSLITVPTMIADLISYISSRSSSWEGGTRVSKILNGGGSLSVELLSNAIHVFPHAKIVSAYGMTECCSSLTFITLPNPNCEKSRILTSDNHNLKSDHIYQQPGGVCVGKAAPHVEIRISTNDQASSFSPSIGKILTRGLHVMIGYWKDTSGNLLHSNENGWLDTGDIGWLDENGNLWLIGREKGLIKSGGENVYPEEV from the exons ATGGCGCACTATCAGGGCCACATTTGCCAATGTCTCCCTCGTCTTCTCACCCTCAAACGCGATTCCCCGCTGACCATCGCCGGCGACCGCCGGAAGACCGGCCGCCAGTTCGTCGAGGATGTCCTTGCTTTCTCTACTGGCCTCTCCGAATTTGGTGTCCGCCCTGGAGATGTCATCGCCATTGCTGCTTTGAATAG TGATTGGTACATTGAATGGCTCCTGGCAATCACATTTGTTGGAGGGATTGCAGCTCCGCTCAATTATAGATGg AGTCTTGAAGAAGCAAGATTGGCCATTGAGCTTGTTAGTCCTGTGATGTTGGTTGTGGATGAGAGCTGCAGCTCATGGGCTCTTGAACTGCAAGAATCCTGTGACATGCCGTCTATTAGGATGCATGTTCTCATTGGGGATGCTACTCCAAAATTCAGAAACAATCAAAGTG TTTTAAGAATGGATTACATTAGAAGATCTTGGCAAGGTCCTCCAACAGCAGATCCACTTTTGGCACCGAAAGGAATTGCTATTATATGCTTTACATCAG GAACCACTGGAAAACCAAAGGGAGTTGCCATAAGCCATACAGCTTTGATTGTTCAATCCCTTGCAAAACTTGCAATTGTTGGTTACACTGAAGAAGAT GTTTATCTCCACACAGCTCCCTTGTGCCACATTGGTGGCATATCTTCATGTATGGCCATGCTAATGGCAGGTGGTTGCCATGTGGTACTACCTAAGTTTTGTCCAAAGTCATCTATCCAAGCTATTGAGCAGCACAATGTGACATCTCTAATTACTGTGCCCACAATGATTGCTGACCTTATTTCATATATCAG TAGCAGGTCAAGTAGTTGGGAAGGTGGAACAAGGGTGAGCAAGATCTTGAATGGTGGTGGAAGCCTCTCAGTTGAGCTGTTGAGCAATGCCATCCATGTATTTCCTCATGCGAAAATTGTTTCGGCTTATG GAATGACAGAGTGCTGCTCTTCGCTGACTTTCATTACACTTCCCAATCCAAATTGTGAAAAATCTAGAATTCTCACTTCCGATAATCATAATCTCAAGTCTGACCATATTTACCAACAACCTGGAGGTGTATGTGTGGGAAAAGCAGCTCCCCATGTTGAAATACGGATATCTACAAATGATCAAGCTAGCAGCTTCTCTCCTTCCATCGGAAAGATACTTACTAGAGGCCTGCATGTAATGATTGGTTACTGGAAGGACACTTCTGGAAACCTACTGCATTCCAATGAAAATGGTTGGCTTGACACAGGTGATATAGGCTGGCTAGATGAGAATGGCAACCTGTGGCTTATCGGACGTGAGAAAGGGCTAATTAAAAGTGGAGGAGAAAATGTTTATCCTGAAGAG GTTTAG